One stretch of bacterium DNA includes these proteins:
- a CDS encoding ATP-binding protein, protein MSPEFSRGLKPEEFGTRSVTRNPNVVSLLHRLGLIEKMGTGINRMRNWMAEAGLEPPVFGFISFFTVTFLRPPQVTQVRAVGGHRRIRDAVDDTVSDAVSDTVKARLVTELLHVVEQGATTIADVMRLGLTSRATAKRDLHLLKQTGLLQFSGPPKTGTYVLTDKGKALLKEFGR, encoded by the coding sequence ATGTCCCCCGAATTCTCAAGAGGCCTGAAGCCCGAGGAATTCGGAACACGCAGCGTCACGCGCAACCCCAACGTCGTGAGCCTGCTGCACCGATTGGGTCTCATCGAGAAAATGGGGACCGGCATTAACCGGATGCGCAACTGGATGGCGGAAGCCGGGCTCGAACCTCCGGTTTTCGGCTTCATCTCCTTTTTCACCGTCACGTTCCTGCGCCCGCCCCAAGTCACGCAGGTTCGGGCCGTTGGAGGGCATCGGCGCATACGTGATGCTGTAGATGATACTGTAAGTGATGCCGTAAGTGACACTGTAAAAGCCCGACTGGTGACCGAATTGCTCCACGTTGTGGAACAGGGTGCCACCACAATCGCGGACGTGATGCGCCTCGGGTTAACATCGCGGGCGACCGCAAAACGCGACCTGCACTTGCTGAAACAGACAGGGCTGCTCCAATTCAGCGGCCCGCCCAAGACCGGAACCTATGTCCTTACCGACAAGGGCAAGGCCTTGCTGAAGGAGTTTGGCCGATGA